The sequence GGTGGTGGCGCCGAGCACCCGATCCGCGGTGCCGGTGGCCTGGCCGGCCGCGGCATCGAAACTCACCGTCGCCGCGGACGGGTCGGTCACCACCCCGGCCACCCGTTCGCCGGCGGCCAGGGCTTCGGCCAGCGCCGGATCGGTGACCACCAGGGTGGCCAGCGCGGTGGTCGCCACCGGCCCGGGGACCAGGGCCTTCGCGGCCTCGTCGACCATCGCGCAGAGATCCTCGAGACGCCCGCCGGCCCCGCCGGACTCCTCGGGCACCGCCACCCCGAACAGGCCCAGCTCGGCCAGGCGCGCGAAAACGGCTCGCCAGGAATCGGTTTCGCCCAATTCCGCGGCACGAATCGCCTCGGTGGTGCCCGCGGCGGCGGCCCAGTCGCGGACCAGCTCGCGGGCAGCGAGCTGTTCGTCGGTGGTACTCACGGACACGCTGGGCTCCTCCGGGTCGAAACGGGCTTGGGAGAGGCGGGTCACGAACGCCCCCACCAACCACTAGAACGTGTTCTAATAGTGCCAGCGTCCGAGCGTCAAGTCGAACCGTTGTGGCTGGACACGTTGGGTCCGGCCGGCGTCGGGAGTACGGAAACTCGACACCGCGGTGCGTATCGTTATGGGCCAGCAGATCGACGGAGGGAGCCGCGCAGCACATGACGTCACCAGCTGAGGGCACCGCGGGCCGCGGATCGGCCAGCCAACCGCGCGAGGTGGTCAACGTCGCTGTGCTGACTGAATCCGACCTGGGCTCCGAAGCGCAACGCGAACGCCGCAAGCGCATCCTCGACGCGACGCTGGCGATCGCCTCCAAGGGAGGCTACGACGCGGTGCAGATGCGTGCGGTCGCCGACCGTGCGGACGTGGCCGTCGGCACCCTGTACCGCTACTTCCCTTCGAAGGTTCACCTACTGGTCTCGGCGATGGGCCGGGAGATCGCGCGGGTGGACACCAAGACCGATCCGGCGACGTTCGCCGCCACCACTCGCCACCAGCGGCTCAACCTGGTGGTCAACAAACTCAACCGCGCGATGCAGCGCAACCCGCTGCTCACCGAGGCCATGACCCGGGCCTATGTCTTCGCCGACGCCTCGGCGGCCGGCGAAGTCGACCATGTCCAGAAATTGATCGACTCGATGTTCGCCGGGGCCATGAGCGACGGCGAGCCCACCGAGGAGCAGTACCACATCTCCCGGGTGATCTCGGATGTGTGGCTGTCCAACCTGCTCGCCTGGCTGACCCGGCGGGCGTCGGCCACCGATTTCAGCACCCGCCTGGACCTGGCGGTCCGGTTGCTGATCGGCGACGACGACAGTCCCAAGGTCTAGTCCCAGTTTCGAAGAAGATGCGCACCGGTTCACCAGATTCAGAACCGGTGGCGGATCCGATTCCGCGCCGGCTGGCGCACGCGCTGGACCTGTTGAACTTCACCCTGGCCGACGTGCGCGACGGGCTGGGCCCCTATCTGTCGGTCTACCTGCTGGTGACCCACCATTGGGACCAGGCGTCGATCGGCCTCGTGATGGCGATCGGCGGGATCGCCGCGGTCGTGGCGCAGACCCCGGTGGGTGCCTTGGTCGACCGAACCACCGCCAAGCGCGCACTGCTCGTTGTCGGTGCGCTGGCGGTCACGGCGGCGGCATTGGCCATGCCGCTGTTCCCCGGCTTCTACAGCGTCGCGGCGTTGCAGTTGCTGACCGGAATCGCGGCTTCGGTGTTCGCTCCGGCGCTGGCCGCGATCACCCTCGGTGTGGTCGGTCCACGTATGTTCGCAAAACGGCTCGGCCGCAACGAATCGTTCAACCACGCCGGCAATGCCGCGACCGCGGCCGCCACCGGGGGCCTGGCCTACTTCTACGGCCCGGTCGTGGTGTTCTGGATGCTGGCCGCCATGGCCGCGCTGAGCGTGGTGGCGACGCTGCGCGTCCCCGACTCCGCGATCGATCACGACGTCGCCCGGGGCATGGATCATCTGGCCGGCGAGCCCCATCCGCAGCCATCGGGATTCGCGGTGCTGCTGCGCAACCGGCAACTGCTGGTGTTCGGCGCGACCGTGGTGATGTTCCACTTCGCCAACGCGGCGATGCTGCCGTTGGTCGGCCAGGAACTGGCTCTGGTCAACACCGAGGTCGGCACCGCTCTGATGGCGGCGTGCATCGTGGCCGCCCAGCTGGTGATGGTGCCGGTGGCCTATCTGACCGGCTCCAAAGCCGATGTCTGGGGTCGCAAACCGATCTTCCTGGTGGGGTTCGCGGTGCTGACCTTCCGGGGGCTGCTCTACCCGGTCTGGGACAACTCCTACTGGCTGGTCGGGGTGCAGTTGCTCGACGGGGTGGGAGCGGGGATCTTCGGTGCACTGTTCCCGCTGGTGGTGCAGGATGTCACGCACGGCACCGGCCGCTTCAACGTCAGCCTGGGGGCCATCACCGCGGCCTGCGGTGTCGGCGCCGCTTTGTCGAACTTCATCGCCGGCCATATCGTCTCGGCCGCCGGCTACGACACGGCGTTCATCGCCCTGGCAGCGGTGGCCGGCGCGGGTTTCGTGCTCTACCTGACCGCGATGCCCGAGACAGCCAGGATCAGGGGCGCCACCGCCGCCCCGTTAGCCTGAGCGGATGCGTCTCAAGCTCGGCCGCCCCGACATCGGCCGGTACACCGACCGGTTCGACGTACCCTCCGCGGCGCCGGGCGCGCCGCTGTCGATGACCTGGCTCGGGGTCTCCACACTGCTGGTTGACGACGGGTCGTCGGCGCTGATGACCGACGGCTTCTTCTCCCGGCCCGGCCTGCTGCGGGCGGCGTTCGGCAAGCTGTCACCGTCACCGGCCCGCATCGACGGCTGCCTGTCCCGCGCCGGGGTGCAGGAGCTGGCGGGGATCATCGCGGTGCACACCCACTTCGACCATGTGATGGACTCGGCGGTGGTCGCCGAGCGCACCGGGGCGGTCTTGGTGGGCGGCGAGTCGACCGCCAATGTCGGACGCGGGCACGGTCTGTCCGAGGATCGACTCGTCGTCGCCGCCCCGGCCGAACCGATCACGTTGGGCTCCTACGACGTCACCCTGGTCGAGTCGCATCATTGCCCACCGGATCGGTTTCCCGGACTGA is a genomic window of Mycolicibacter heraklionensis containing:
- the kstR gene encoding cholesterol catabolism transcriptional regulator KstR — protein: MTSPAEGTAGRGSASQPREVVNVAVLTESDLGSEAQRERRKRILDATLAIASKGGYDAVQMRAVADRADVAVGTLYRYFPSKVHLLVSAMGREIARVDTKTDPATFAATTRHQRLNLVVNKLNRAMQRNPLLTEAMTRAYVFADASAAGEVDHVQKLIDSMFAGAMSDGEPTEEQYHISRVISDVWLSNLLAWLTRRASATDFSTRLDLAVRLLIGDDDSPKV
- a CDS encoding MFS transporter yields the protein MADPIPRRLAHALDLLNFTLADVRDGLGPYLSVYLLVTHHWDQASIGLVMAIGGIAAVVAQTPVGALVDRTTAKRALLVVGALAVTAAALAMPLFPGFYSVAALQLLTGIAASVFAPALAAITLGVVGPRMFAKRLGRNESFNHAGNAATAAATGGLAYFYGPVVVFWMLAAMAALSVVATLRVPDSAIDHDVARGMDHLAGEPHPQPSGFAVLLRNRQLLVFGATVVMFHFANAAMLPLVGQELALVNTEVGTALMAACIVAAQLVMVPVAYLTGSKADVWGRKPIFLVGFAVLTFRGLLYPVWDNSYWLVGVQLLDGVGAGIFGALFPLVVQDVTHGTGRFNVSLGAITAACGVGAALSNFIAGHIVSAAGYDTAFIALAAVAGAGFVLYLTAMPETARIRGATAAPLA
- a CDS encoding MBL fold metallo-hydrolase, translating into MRLKLGRPDIGRYTDRFDVPSAAPGAPLSMTWLGVSTLLVDDGSSALMTDGFFSRPGLLRAAFGKLSPSPARIDGCLSRAGVQELAGIIAVHTHFDHVMDSAVVAERTGAVLVGGESTANVGRGHGLSEDRLVVAAPAEPITLGSYDVTLVESHHCPPDRFPGLITEPVIPPVPTAAYRCGEAWSVLVAHRPSGRRLLIVGSAGFIPGALAGHRAEVAYLGVGQLGLQPRQYLVDYWSETVRAVGAKTVVAIHWDDFFWPLSKPLRALPYAGDDLDVTMRVLSELAEADGVGLHLPTVWRREDPWA